From a single Nematostella vectensis chromosome 3, jaNemVect1.1, whole genome shotgun sequence genomic region:
- the LOC5512731 gene encoding uncharacterized protein LOC5512731, which yields MNLDSKAMYKEWKDSLAHAKPMPLLALVASLSGIGAYALKPKARGLPWLIAGGAMAALLPYTALVIWPFAIGPIYSEERAEKKGVDYAKEHIEKWNKLHAVRTVVSIAVFGWCVYNFKK from the coding sequence ATGAATTTGGACTCAAAGGCAATGTACAAGGAATGGAAAGACAGTCTTGCGCACGCTAAACCGATGCCTCTACTTGCCCTTGTAGCTTCCCTTTCTGGTATTGGAGCTTATGCCCTGAAACCTAAAGCAAGGGGCTTGCCTTGGCTGATTGCTGGAGGTGCAATGGCGGCCCTATTACCATACACGGCTTTGGTCATATGGCCATTCGCCATTGGACCGATCTACAGCGAAGAGAGAGCCGAAAAGAAGGGAGTAGACTATGCGAAAGAACACATCGAAAAATGGAACAAGCTACATGCTGTCCGGACTGTGGTTTCCATCGCTGTGTTCGGCTGGTGTGTGTATAACTTCAAGAAATAA
- the LOC5512730 gene encoding GTP-binding protein ypt2 isoform X1, with amino-acid sequence MASNSQSSPEKDFEATYKILVLGDSGVGKTCLIFRFAEDIFSDSYISTIGIDCRSRVVDLDGQRIRLQIWDTAGQERFRTLTSAYYRGAMGILLVYDITTEDSFKHISQWLQNIEDNASPNVCKVLLGNKLDAEDERVIDAQRGRSLCEYVGEDNNLEFYEASARTGENVQQAFMAVARKIKEQRERQGMRFQYNEGFAPITGEEEKTQSRGCCGT; translated from the exons ATGGCATCGAACTCACAATCGTCCCCGGAAAAAGATTTCGAAGCTACTTACAAAATACTAGTGTTAGGTGATAGCGGGGTTGGAAAAACATGCTTGATTTTTAGGTTTGCTGAGGATATATTTTCTGATAGTTATATCTCAACTATAG GTATCGATTGCAGAAGTAGGGTGGTTGATTTAGATGGACAGAGAATAAGACTAcaaatatg GGACACTGCTGGCCAGGAGAGATTCCGCACACTGACAAGCGCATATTACAGAGGAGCTATG GGTATTCTGCTTGTGTATGATATAACGACTGAAGATTCATTTAAGCACATCTCTCAGTGGCTTCAAAATATCGAAGAT AATGCATCACCTAATGTATGTAAAGTACTTCTTGGTAACAAGCTAGATGCTGAAGATGAACGTGTTATTGACGCCCAGCGCGGAAGATCT CTATGCGAATAT GTTGGAGAAGACAATAATCTAGAATTTTACGAAGCGAGTGCAAGAACAGGAGAAAATGTTCAACAG gCATTTATGGCAGTTGCAAGAAAAATCAAGGAACAACGAGAAAGACAG GGAATGCGCTTCCAATACAACGAGGGATTCGCACCTATAACGGGGGAGGAAGAGAAAACACAGTCGCGGGGTTGCTGTGGTACCTAA
- the LOC5512734 gene encoding prenylcysteine oxidase 1, whose amino-acid sequence MRLLNLALSISTGAIFLPAILLFKKHLVCHADESKSPVRVAIIGAGIGGSASAFFTRELLGSSAEIDVYEASNRVGGRLDTVEVAGQRFEAGGSIIHSANQHMQSFVSELGLKKLESNENSSLLGIYNGTAFVFMGSRWKTVNYAKLIWRYGFDLITMDNWISKMLKKFGTIYTLQNEGKCFTSVQELLKAMGGDEFIAMTKTTTRDELKKLGMKDRTIDELVTTVTRVNYGQDTSLNAFAGSVALAGTGGSLWAVQGGNYQVCEGLLQKSQVTLYKETKIKEIAKNPGKKSPIYTLTSDKGVQKSYDVVIIAAPLDIDTYYLSCPKCSSWPKQGSPGAFWQTIANFYSTPIDYKHFGLASMGDVPEFIGTTKDSKNYFNSIGAQFPVDGDKPKMISVRKVFSRELLTADQKRDIFPTWKDGDSKTVPWLAYPDLKPAEHFSSLVLDDGVFYVNAIEHAASAMEMSAVSARNAALLASQYVSKAPTGTQEKEEL is encoded by the exons ATGAGACTCCTGAACCTGGCCCTCAGTATCAGCACCGGTGCGATCTTCCTTCCAGCCATTCTGCTCTTCAAAAAGCACTTAGTTTGCCATGCGGATGAAAGTAAGTCGCCGGTTCGTGTAGCCATCATCGGTGCTGGCATAGGAGGGTCGGCCTCTGCCTTCTTCACGCGCGAACTTCTCGGATCAAGCGCTGAGATCGATGTATACGAAGCTTCTAATCGTGTAGGAGGAAGGTTAGACACTGTGGAAGTCGCAGGGCAGAGATTTGAAGCTGGAGGATCTATTATACACTCGGCCAACCAACACATGCAGAGTTTTGTGAGTGAGCTAG GTTTGAAAAAACTAGAGAGTAATGAAAACTCATCTCTTCTGGGTATTTATAATGGAACAGCATTTGTTTTCATGGGAAGTAGATGGAAAACTGTAAACTATGCCAAACTGATCTGGAGGTATGGTTTTGATCTTATCACTATGGACAACTGGATATCAAAGATGTTAAAAAAGTTTGGCACAATTTACACTCTTCAAAATGAGGGGAAGTGCTTCACATCAGTTCAAGAATTGCTCAAAGCAATGGGAGGGGATGAGTTTATAGCgatgacaaaaacaacaactagaGATGAGCTGAAAAAACTTGGAATGAAGGACAGGACAATTGATGAACTTGTGACAACAGTAACAAGAGTGAACTATGGACAAGATACCTCGCTTAATGCATTTGCAG gttcTGTTGCTCTAGCAGGTACTGGTGGGAGTCTGTGGGCTGTTCAGGGAGGTAACTACCAAGTCTGTGAAGGTCTTCTACAGAAATCCCAGGTTACTCTCTACAAGGAAACAAAAATCAAGGAGATTGCCAAGAATCCTGGGAAGAAAAGTCCTATCTATACCCTAACTAGTGACAAAGGAGTTCAAAAATCCTATGATGTAGTTATAATTGCAGCCCCCCTGGATATTGATACTTATTACTTGTCTTGCCCCAAATGTAGTAGCTGGCCAAAGCAAGGGAGCCCGGGGGCGTTCTGGCAAACAATTGCTAACTTCTACTCAACTCCAATTGACTATAAACATTTTGGACTAGCGTCGATGGGCGATGTTCCTGAATTTATAGGCACAACAAAAGACTCTAAGAATTATTTCAACTCTATTGGTGCACAGTTTCCCGTAGACGGGGATAAACCCAAAATGATCTCAGTCAGAAAAGTATTTTCAAGAGAATTACTCACAGCGGATCAGAAGAGAGACATTTTTCCCACATGGAAAGATGGTGACTCAAAGACAGTACCATGGCTCGCCTACCCAGACCTGAAGCCTGCAGAGCATTTTTCATCCCTCGTTTTGGATGACGGGGTGTTTTATGTGAATGCAATCGAGCACGCTGCAAGTGCCATGGAAATGTCCGCTGTTAGCGCAAGGAATGCCGCTCTTTTGGCATCTCAGTATGTCTCAAAAGCTCCCACCGGAACACAAGAAAAGGAGGAGTTGTAA
- the LOC5512730 gene encoding GTP-binding protein ypt2 isoform X2, translating into MASNSQSSPEKDFEATYKILVLGDSGVGKTCLIFRFAEDIFSDSYISTIGIDCRSRVVDLDGQRIRLQIWDTAGQERFRTLTSAYYRGAMGILLVYDITTEDSFKHISQWLQNIEDNASPNVCKVLLGNKLDAEDERVIDAQRGRSVGEDNNLEFYEASARTGENVQQAFMAVARKIKEQRERQGMRFQYNEGFAPITGEEEKTQSRGCCGT; encoded by the exons ATGGCATCGAACTCACAATCGTCCCCGGAAAAAGATTTCGAAGCTACTTACAAAATACTAGTGTTAGGTGATAGCGGGGTTGGAAAAACATGCTTGATTTTTAGGTTTGCTGAGGATATATTTTCTGATAGTTATATCTCAACTATAG GTATCGATTGCAGAAGTAGGGTGGTTGATTTAGATGGACAGAGAATAAGACTAcaaatatg GGACACTGCTGGCCAGGAGAGATTCCGCACACTGACAAGCGCATATTACAGAGGAGCTATG GGTATTCTGCTTGTGTATGATATAACGACTGAAGATTCATTTAAGCACATCTCTCAGTGGCTTCAAAATATCGAAGAT AATGCATCACCTAATGTATGTAAAGTACTTCTTGGTAACAAGCTAGATGCTGAAGATGAACGTGTTATTGACGCCCAGCGCGGAAGATCT GTTGGAGAAGACAATAATCTAGAATTTTACGAAGCGAGTGCAAGAACAGGAGAAAATGTTCAACAG gCATTTATGGCAGTTGCAAGAAAAATCAAGGAACAACGAGAAAGACAG GGAATGCGCTTCCAATACAACGAGGGATTCGCACCTATAACGGGGGAGGAAGAGAAAACACAGTCGCGGGGTTGCTGTGGTACCTAA
- the LOC5512732 gene encoding beta-1,3-galactosyltransferase 6, translating to MRRAFLLCVVLSLSQIMIFIILTFIRKSDLYMNLWLSSEWTHFPRDQRLGSTEQRWQHQNKTTASLKAAVTTALMHSKPTEITPFSLSLTRRKSRLKLIVAILSAPTRTDRRQGIRRTWKSDCNSPDVLCRFFTDSLSALDESLRNALIKENGLYGDVEFMSVPRGFNFARRFLWILEWSTRNYEFDFVLRIDDDYFLCLGRLLAELPQRAKTPRLYWGYIHCVTEGQVRVDEGFLLLSADLVNEFVGNKSSLLCHPFGDQAVAMWLNNRTDVTRFHDPRVVHTVTSTKPEFKKVKNLCGTYLALHGSYLHDNLIYWNNVKSNLDMDYWVPSIQPFHEVCKLSTFFDWRKMVGKLYRWEPKPCATNTVWDFGGYKMHIGRSRM from the exons ATGAGAAGGGCATTTCTTCTGTGCGTGGTGCTGTCCCTCAGCCAAATCATGATTTTCATAATTTTGACATTCATTCGCAAAAGCGATTTGTACATGAATCTTTGGTTATCGTCAGAATGGACGCATTTTCCGAGAGATCAAAGATTGGGATCAACGGAGCAAAGATGGCaacatcaaaacaaaacaacagcgAGTTTGAAAGCCGCTGTAACCACAGCGCTTATGCATTCAAAGCCAACAGAAATAACTCCATTTTCTTTATCTTTGACTCGACGAAAATCTCGTTTGAAGTTAATTGTGGCAATTCTGTCCGCGCCCACTCGCACGGACCGAAGACAGGGTATTCGTCGAACGTGGAAGAGCGATTGCAATTCTCCTGATGTACTTTGTAGATTTTTCACTGATAGCTTGTCTGCTTTGGACGAGAGCCTAAGAAACGCATTGATAAAAGAGAACGGCCTATATGGAGACGTAGAGTTTATGAGCGTTCCGCGAGGGTTTAACTTTGCGAGAAGATTTTTATGGATTCTAGAGTGGTCTACCAGGAATTACGAGTTTGACTTTGTGCTAAgaattgatgatgattattttttgTGCTTGGGAAGACTTTTAGCAGAATTACCGCAAAGGGCGAAAACCCCACG GTTGTACTGGGGCTATATTCACTGTGTAACAGAAGGCCAAGTAAGAGTGGACGAGGGCTTTCTTCTCCTCTCCGCTGACCTTGTAAATGAGTTCGTGGGCAACAAGTCGTCTCTCCTCTGTCATCCATTCGGTGATCAGGCAGTCGCCATGTGGCTCAACAACCGTACTGACGTCACTCGGTTCCATGACCCTCGAGTCGTTCACACTGTCACGTCCACAAAGCCAGAATTCAAAAAAGTCAAGAACTTATGTGGTACGTACCTGGCCCTTCATGGCAGCTACCTTCACGATAACCTGATCTACTGGAACAATGTCAAGAGTAATCTGGATATGGACTACTGGGTTCCGAGTATACAGCCTTTTCATGAGGTCTGTAAACTCAGCACGTTTTTTGACTGGAGGAAAATGGTGGGCAAACTATACAGATGGGAGCCTAAGCCTTGTGCAACCAACACCGTCTGGGATTTCGGGGGATACAAAATGCATATTGGTAGAAGCAGAATGTGA
- the LOC125561242 gene encoding uncharacterized protein LOC125561242: protein MDLDKAFEAFKFTQAAFSGILAGSALYITLIEHPARMEVKDTESVHKQWLGSFNRAKRYMAVGSLFPMASGVACYAIDQKKGLPFMLVAGSLLFNLPYSLIFLIPNYVTPIMDEDTVTMKKKPEKVVRETVDNWGFYHGVRTIVDVGAFIFCVYNIVYDS, encoded by the coding sequence ATGGATCTAGATAAGGCCTTCGAAGCGTTCAAGTTCACACAAGCTGCATTCTCAGGTATACTGGCTGGGTCAGCACTCTACATCACTCTAATTGAGCACCCCGCCCGCATGGAAGTAAAAGACACAGAGTCAGTCCACAAGCAATGGTTAGGATCCTTCAACAGAGCAAAGAGGTACATGGCAGTTGGATCGCTATTCCCAATGGCAAGTGGCGTTGCCTGCTATGCTATCGACCAGAAGAAAGGATTACCGTTCATGCTGGTAGCGGGTAGCTTGTTGTTCAACTTGCCCTACTCGCTTATTTTCCTTATCCCAAATTATGTCACCCCAATTATGGATGAAGATACCGTGACGATGAAAAAGAAACCAGAGAAAGTGGTCCGGGAGACGGTCGACAACTGGGGGTTCTATCATGGGGTCAGGACCATCGTGGATGTCGGGGCGTTTATTTTTTGTGTCTATAACATCGTGTACGACTCCTAG